The Devosia sp. SD17-2 genome includes a region encoding these proteins:
- the ubiG gene encoding bifunctional 2-polyprenyl-6-hydroxyphenol methylase/3-demethylubiquinol 3-O-methyltransferase UbiG yields the protein MSQTTINDAEVAKFTAMAEEWWDPKGKFKPLHKFNPVRLSYIREHLIAHFGKDGSAIRPLEGLTILDVGCGGGLLCEPLTRLGATVTGIDAAERNIAIARIHAEQSGLDIDYQATTSEALAAAGKTFDVVLNMEVVEHVDNVPLYMKSCADLVKPGGLMFTATINRTARAFALAVVGAEYVLGWLPKGTHDWKKFLTPDEIGSLLSRNGLKVTDQTGVVYHPIGDEWRRSRDMGINYMMLAARPA from the coding sequence ATGTCCCAGACCACCATCAACGACGCTGAAGTCGCAAAATTCACGGCCATGGCCGAGGAGTGGTGGGACCCCAAGGGCAAGTTCAAGCCGCTGCACAAGTTCAACCCGGTGCGCCTCTCCTATATCCGCGAGCATCTGATCGCCCATTTCGGCAAGGACGGCAGCGCAATCCGGCCCCTTGAGGGCCTTACCATCCTCGACGTTGGCTGCGGTGGCGGCCTGCTCTGCGAACCACTGACGCGGCTCGGCGCGACCGTGACTGGCATTGACGCGGCCGAGCGCAATATCGCCATCGCCCGCATTCATGCCGAACAGTCGGGGCTCGATATCGACTATCAGGCAACGACCAGCGAAGCCCTCGCCGCAGCGGGAAAAACCTTTGACGTCGTGCTCAACATGGAGGTGGTCGAGCACGTCGACAATGTCCCGCTCTACATGAAGAGCTGCGCCGATCTGGTGAAGCCGGGCGGGCTGATGTTCACCGCCACCATCAACCGCACGGCCCGCGCTTTTGCGCTCGCCGTCGTCGGCGCTGAATATGTCCTGGGCTGGTTGCCCAAGGGTACGCATGACTGGAAGAAATTCCTCACCCCTGATGAAATCGGCAGCCTGCTCAGCCGCAATGGTCTCAAGGTCACAGACCAGACGGGGGTGGTCTACCATCCCATCGGGGATGAATGGCGCCGCAGCCGCGATATGGGCATCAATTACATGATGCTGGCGGCGCGGCCCGCCTGA
- a CDS encoding aspartate kinase encodes MARIVVKFGGTSVANVERIRQAARHVKREVEAGNEVAVVVSAMSGKTNELVGWVNEASAFHDAREYDAVVASGEQVTAGLMAIVLSEMGIQSRSFAGWQVPIKTDDAHGAARIAEIDPTELNKRFKDGWVPVITGFQGISPHGRVTTLGRGGSDTSAVAVAAAVGADRCDIYTDVDGVYTTDPRIVPKAQRMTRISFEEMLEMASLGAKVLMIRAVEMAMAHKVRLTVRSSFDDPDAPQIGPDGLPGVPGTLVCDEEEIMEKQIVSGVTLAKAEAKITLRAVKDNPGVAAAIFGTLADKGIIVDMIVQNISDDAATTDITFTVPDSEYDKAVKALEDNGGRFEYARLSGSRGGAKVSVVGVGMRSHAGVAASMFKALADKGINIQLITTSEIKTSVLIDEEYAELAVRALHTYYGLDKKDA; translated from the coding sequence ATGGCCCGCATCGTCGTCAAATTCGGTGGCACTTCTGTGGCCAATGTCGAGCGCATCCGTCAGGCTGCGCGCCATGTGAAGCGCGAAGTGGAAGCCGGCAATGAAGTTGCCGTCGTGGTTTCGGCCATGTCCGGCAAGACCAATGAACTGGTCGGCTGGGTCAATGAGGCCAGCGCATTCCACGACGCGCGTGAATATGATGCCGTGGTCGCCTCGGGCGAGCAGGTGACGGCGGGCCTCATGGCCATCGTCCTTTCCGAAATGGGCATCCAGTCGCGCTCTTTCGCCGGCTGGCAGGTTCCGATCAAGACCGACGACGCGCATGGCGCGGCCCGTATCGCCGAGATTGACCCGACCGAGCTGAACAAGCGCTTCAAGGATGGCTGGGTTCCGGTGATCACCGGCTTCCAGGGGATTTCGCCCCATGGCCGCGTTACAACGCTCGGTCGCGGTGGCTCGGATACATCTGCTGTCGCGGTGGCTGCTGCTGTCGGCGCGGACCGCTGCGATATCTATACCGATGTGGACGGTGTTTACACGACCGATCCGCGCATCGTTCCCAAGGCCCAGCGCATGACCCGCATTTCCTTTGAGGAAATGCTGGAAATGGCCTCGCTCGGTGCCAAGGTGCTGATGATCCGCGCCGTGGAAATGGCCATGGCACACAAGGTGCGGCTCACCGTCCGCTCCAGTTTCGATGACCCGGATGCCCCACAGATCGGGCCCGATGGTTTGCCTGGTGTTCCGGGTACGCTCGTTTGCGATGAGGAAGAGATCATGGAAAAGCAGATCGTTTCGGGCGTGACGCTCGCCAAGGCAGAGGCCAAGATCACCCTGCGCGCCGTCAAGGACAATCCCGGCGTCGCCGCGGCCATTTTTGGCACGCTGGCCGACAAGGGCATCATCGTCGACATGATCGTGCAGAACATCTCCGACGATGCCGCGACAACCGACATCACCTTCACCGTGCCCGACAGCGAATATGACAAGGCGGTCAAGGCGCTCGAGGACAATGGCGGGCGCTTTGAATATGCCCGTCTTTCGGGCTCGCGCGGCGGTGCAAAAGTCTCTGTCGTGGGCGTCGGCATGCGTAGCCACGCAGGCGTCGCCGCCTCGATGTTCAAGGCGCTTGCCGACAAGGGGATCAACATCCAGCTGATCACCACGTCGGAAATCAAGACCTCGGTCCTGATCGATGAAGAATATGCCGAGCTTGCGGTTCGGGCGCTCCACACCTATTACGGTTTGGATAAGAAGGACGCCTAG